The sequence below is a genomic window from Cryobacterium arcticum.
GCCCGGGTCCGTCGCAGCGCCGAGCCGGCCGAGCTCAGTGCGTGGCACTATCTGGGCCGCGGGTTGAGTGCGGGGCTGCTCCTGCTGGTGATCGCCCTGGCCGCGCTCGTGATCGTGGTGCCCCAGCTCACGGGGGCGATCCCCCTCACCGTGCTCACCAGCTCGATGGAGCCCGGCCTGCCACCCGGCACCCTCATCGTGGTGCGTCCGGTACCCAGCGACAGCCTTGCCATCGGGGACGTGGTCACGTATCAAATCCGTTCGGGTGAACCGGCCGTCGTCACCCACCGCATCGTGGGCATCAGCGTGGCCGCCGACGGTGTCCGCACCTTCACCCTGCGCGGGGACAACAACAGCGTCCCCGACGTCGATCCGGTCGTGGCCGCCCAGGTGCGCGGCCGGCTCTGGTACTCCGTGCCGCTGATCGGCCTGGTCAACACCGTGCTGACCGGCCCGGTGAAGGCCTGGGTCGTGCCGCTCGCCGCGCTCGGACTCTTCGGCTATGCGGGAGTGATGGTCGTCGGCGGCCTCATCGAGGCGCGTGCCCGGCGCCCAGCACGGACGGCCGGGTCGGACCGGGACGCTCAGCGACCGTAGTCGTAGGGCGGCGGGGCGTCGGCGCGCTCACGCTCACGCTGGTGGTTGAGCAGGTCGATCAGCTGGTCGGCGAACCGCACCAGGATGCTGATCTGGTCGTCGTCCCGGTCGATCCACCGGCACTCGGGCACGGCGGAACGCGGCACGAAGTTGTCGTGTTCTTCCCAGACCAGCAGGGTGCGGTCGGCGCCCAGCACATACTGCTGCCACCAGATCTGTCGCAGGTACGAGCGTGGGATGCTGCGCCACGGCTTGCTCGTGGTCTTGATCTCGGCGAGCTCGAAGACGCCGTTTCCGCCCAAGCCCAGGCCGTCGGGCGTGGCCAGGTGGCGCGGCTGCCCCGCCGCGTGGAAGAGGTTGGTGCTCGGTTCGATGCCGTAGTTCGCCAGCACCCAGGCCGCGATCTCGGGCTCCCTGGCCCGGCCGTGGTCGGTGTACGGGTTGCCGCCGAAGCCGCTGCCGTTGATTTTCTCCCTGGCCGCGGCGTGCACCGATTTCTCGGTGGCGAGCTTGGCGACATCCGTTGCCGTGATGCCCTGGCTGCGCGCCCGGAGCCACGCGACCCGGTCGGTGGAGTCGGCGACGATGCGGCTGAGATGGGTCAGGCCCGGTACGGCGACGGCCGGTGCGGGGGCCGTGGCGGATGCGCCGGCCGGGACACCCCCGCGGTGCAGGGAGACCGGGATCTGCTCGTCCAGCTCGAAGAGGGACAGCAGGGAATCGGACACGTCTTCCATTCTG
It includes:
- a CDS encoding signal peptidase I, which gives rise to MTVHSAQRPARVHARVRRSAEPAELSAWHYLGRGLSAGLLLLVIALAALVIVVPQLTGAIPLTVLTSSMEPGLPPGTLIVVRPVPSDSLAIGDVVTYQIRSGEPAVVTHRIVGISVAADGVRTFTLRGDNNSVPDVDPVVAAQVRGRLWYSVPLIGLVNTVLTGPVKAWVVPLAALGLFGYAGVMVVGGLIEARARRPARTAGSDRDAQRP
- a CDS encoding YqaJ viral recombinase family protein — translated: MSDSLLSLFELDEQIPVSLHRGGVPAGASATAPAPAVAVPGLTHLSRIVADSTDRVAWLRARSQGITATDVAKLATEKSVHAAAREKINGSGFGGNPYTDHGRAREPEIAAWVLANYGIEPSTNLFHAAGQPRHLATPDGLGLGGNGVFELAEIKTTSKPWRSIPRSYLRQIWWQQYVLGADRTLLVWEEHDNFVPRSAVPECRWIDRDDDQISILVRFADQLIDLLNHQRERERADAPPPYDYGR